In one window of Henckelia pumila isolate YLH828 chromosome 1, ASM3356847v2, whole genome shotgun sequence DNA:
- the LOC140876662 gene encoding sodium/hydrogen exchanger 1-like isoform X1: MGHDFGIMLSTANNLSTSDHTSVISITFFVTLLCGCIVIGHLLEENRWMNESITTLIIGLCTGAVILLISGGTSSRLMVFSEDLFFIYLLPPIIFNAGFQVKKKQFFRNFMTIMLFGAVGTLISFIIISLGAIAIFQKMDIGLGVGDYLAIGAIFAATDSVCTLQVLNQDETPLLYSLVFGEGVVNDATSVVLFNAVQNFDLTHFSSIEALNLIGNFFYLFLTSTILGVAVGLLSAYVIKKLYFGRHSTDREVAVMMLMAYLSYMLAELFYLSGILTVFFCGIVMSHYTWHNVTENSRVTTKHTFATLSFLAEVFIFLYVGMDALDIEKWNVVSDSPKTSVSVSATLLGLTLLGRAAFVFPLSFLSNLTKKSPFEKIGFKQQITIWWAGLMRGAVSMALAYNQFTRDGHTQLRGNAILITSTITVVLFSTVVFGLMTKPLVKFLMPQSKPLSRSISSQQSLTLPLLSQDSITDLFIGNGQSSEGGQNVARPSSLRMLLTRPTRTVHYYWRKFDDAFMRPVFGGRGFVPFVPASPTDRGMPDLPEDSKY, from the exons ATGGGGCATGACTTTGGAATTATGCTGTCTACAGCGAATAATTTGTCAACCTCGGATCATACTTCAGTGATCTCGATTACCTTTTTTGTCACGCTCCTGTGTGGATGTATTGTGATTGGGCATTTATTGGAGGAAAATCGTTGGATGAACGAATCTATCACCACCCTTATAATT GGTCTATGCACTGGAGCTGTAATTCTACTAATAAGTGGAGGGACAAGCTCGCGGCTTATGGTGTTCAGTGAGGATCTTTTCTTCATTTATCTGCTTCCGCCAATTATTTTTAATGCCGG GTTCCAGGTTAAAAAGAAACAATTCTTTCGCAATTTCATGACTATTATGCTGTTTGGAGCAGTTGGTACCTTGATCTCCTTCATCATCATATCTTTGG GTGCTATTGCTATCTTCCAGAAAATGGATATTGGGCTTGGAGTTGGAGATTATCTTG CAATTGGAGCGATATTTGCTGCCACGGATTCGGTCTGTACATTGCAG GTGCTAAATCAGGATGAGACGCCACTGCTGTATAGTTTAGTATTTGGGGAAGGTGTGGTAAATGACGCAACTTCTGTGGTGCTTTTCAACGCAGTCCAGAACTTTGACCTTACTCATTTCAGTAGTATTGAAGCTTTGAATCTGATTGGAAACTTTTTTTACTTGTTTCTCACGAGCACTATATTGGGTGTTGCG GTTGGACTGCTTAGCGCCTACGTGATAAAGAAGCTCTATTTTGGAAG GCATTCCACAGATCGCGAGGTTGCCGTAATGATGCTCATGGCCTATCTTTCATACATGCTGGCTGAG TTATTCTATTTGAGCGGAATTCTCACCGTGTTCTTCTGTGGTATTGTGATGTCACATTACACCTGGCATAATGTCACGGAGAATTCAAGAGTAACCACCAA GCACACCTTTGCCACTTTGTCCTTCCTTGCTGAGGTATTCATATTTCTCTATGTTGGTATGGATGCCCTGGACATTGAGAAGTGGAACGTTGTATCTGACAG CCCCAAAACATCAGTTTCTGTCAGTGCAACTCTACTGGGATTGACGCTGCTGGGAAGAGCTGCTTTTGTTTTCCCTCTGTCATTTCTGTCTAACTTAACAAAGAAGTCTCCATTTGAGAAAATTGGTTTTAAGCAGCAA ATTACGATCTGGTGGGCTGGTCTTATGCGCGGTGCTGTTTCAATGGCCCTTGCTTACAACCAG TTTACCAGGGATGGTCACACCCAGTTACGTGGGAATGCAATCTTGATTACCAGTACCATTACAGTTGTGCTGTTCAGCACTGTG GTGTTTGGCCTGATGACGAAGCCTTTGGTTAAATTCTTGATGCCCCAATCAAAACCATTAAGCAGAAGCATCTCATCTCAGCAATCCTTGACTCTGCCGCTTCTCAGCCAGGATTCTATAACCGACCTGTTTATCGGAAACGGTCAGTCTTCAGAAGGTGGCCAGAATGTTGCCCGCCCAAGTAGCTTACGGATGCTGTTAACAAGACCGACTCGCACTGTCCACTATTACTGGAGAAAGTTCGATGATGCTTTCATGCGTCCAGTTTTTGGTGGGCGTGGTTTTGTTCCCTTTGTTCCGGCCTCACCAACCGATCGAGGCATGCCTGATTTACCTGAAGATAGCAAGTACTAA
- the LOC140876662 gene encoding sodium/hydrogen exchanger 1-like isoform X2, whose amino-acid sequence MTIMLFGAVGTLISFIIISLGAIAIFQKMDIGLGVGDYLAIGAIFAATDSVCTLQVLNQDETPLLYSLVFGEGVVNDATSVVLFNAVQNFDLTHFSSIEALNLIGNFFYLFLTSTILGVAVGLLSAYVIKKLYFGRHSTDREVAVMMLMAYLSYMLAELFYLSGILTVFFCGIVMSHYTWHNVTENSRVTTKHTFATLSFLAEVFIFLYVGMDALDIEKWNVVSDSPKTSVSVSATLLGLTLLGRAAFVFPLSFLSNLTKKSPFEKIGFKQQITIWWAGLMRGAVSMALAYNQFTRDGHTQLRGNAILITSTITVVLFSTVVFGLMTKPLVKFLMPQSKPLSRSISSQQSLTLPLLSQDSITDLFIGNGQSSEGGQNVARPSSLRMLLTRPTRTVHYYWRKFDDAFMRPVFGGRGFVPFVPASPTDRGMPDLPEDSKY is encoded by the exons ATGACTATTATGCTGTTTGGAGCAGTTGGTACCTTGATCTCCTTCATCATCATATCTTTGG GTGCTATTGCTATCTTCCAGAAAATGGATATTGGGCTTGGAGTTGGAGATTATCTTG CAATTGGAGCGATATTTGCTGCCACGGATTCGGTCTGTACATTGCAG GTGCTAAATCAGGATGAGACGCCACTGCTGTATAGTTTAGTATTTGGGGAAGGTGTGGTAAATGACGCAACTTCTGTGGTGCTTTTCAACGCAGTCCAGAACTTTGACCTTACTCATTTCAGTAGTATTGAAGCTTTGAATCTGATTGGAAACTTTTTTTACTTGTTTCTCACGAGCACTATATTGGGTGTTGCG GTTGGACTGCTTAGCGCCTACGTGATAAAGAAGCTCTATTTTGGAAG GCATTCCACAGATCGCGAGGTTGCCGTAATGATGCTCATGGCCTATCTTTCATACATGCTGGCTGAG TTATTCTATTTGAGCGGAATTCTCACCGTGTTCTTCTGTGGTATTGTGATGTCACATTACACCTGGCATAATGTCACGGAGAATTCAAGAGTAACCACCAA GCACACCTTTGCCACTTTGTCCTTCCTTGCTGAGGTATTCATATTTCTCTATGTTGGTATGGATGCCCTGGACATTGAGAAGTGGAACGTTGTATCTGACAG CCCCAAAACATCAGTTTCTGTCAGTGCAACTCTACTGGGATTGACGCTGCTGGGAAGAGCTGCTTTTGTTTTCCCTCTGTCATTTCTGTCTAACTTAACAAAGAAGTCTCCATTTGAGAAAATTGGTTTTAAGCAGCAA ATTACGATCTGGTGGGCTGGTCTTATGCGCGGTGCTGTTTCAATGGCCCTTGCTTACAACCAG TTTACCAGGGATGGTCACACCCAGTTACGTGGGAATGCAATCTTGATTACCAGTACCATTACAGTTGTGCTGTTCAGCACTGTG GTGTTTGGCCTGATGACGAAGCCTTTGGTTAAATTCTTGATGCCCCAATCAAAACCATTAAGCAGAAGCATCTCATCTCAGCAATCCTTGACTCTGCCGCTTCTCAGCCAGGATTCTATAACCGACCTGTTTATCGGAAACGGTCAGTCTTCAGAAGGTGGCCAGAATGTTGCCCGCCCAAGTAGCTTACGGATGCTGTTAACAAGACCGACTCGCACTGTCCACTATTACTGGAGAAAGTTCGATGATGCTTTCATGCGTCCAGTTTTTGGTGGGCGTGGTTTTGTTCCCTTTGTTCCGGCCTCACCAACCGATCGAGGCATGCCTGATTTACCTGAAGATAGCAAGTACTAA